The window AGATATTGTCGATGAATAGAAAATGCATAAAAGTTAACACATACAAAGTAGTGTTCAGTTGTTTTGAAGCAGAGTTGGGTATATGGTTATCTTTGTAGTTCCAGACTAGCCAATGTGTTCTTTGTTACCACATTGCCTTGTGACATGTTGATCAATTGCCGAACCTAATTTCAAAACTGAGGTTAGCTAGCCATAAGCATTATGGTGCCATCTGAGTTGTTTGGTGTGGGGGTATTTACGGAGAGGTCCTTATATAGAATAATGACAAAAAAAAATAGAACCGATAAGTGAACGAGTCTCACTCAATTTGGCATTTGTATCGAAGTCTTTTTTGTGATTTTATTTTTAATTTAAAAAAAAAAAAAAAAAACAAAGGACATCTTTTTATTAATCAGCAACATATCATACATAATTGTTTACCACTATGGGGCTGATAAAGAAACCACTACCTAAATTTTACCTTTTTTTTAAAGAAATTAAGCATTATTAACGTAGTTCAATTTTCATCCATAAGTACTAATGACACATATGATCTCAAGGCATTTGGCGTCATATTTCTTCATTATTCTCTACACCTACAAAGAAGTCCTCCACATGTTCAGATTCGTCACCAAACACTGCATCAAATCACCTGCATCAATGATAACCCCTTCCAACATAACCTCAGTTACATCTTCAACTCTGATAACTTTAGGAACCAATAGCGGCGAGGCCTCGGACCCTTAGGTTTTGAACCAAGCCTATTCTTTCTACGGTTCTACCCTTAGGCCTTCGGCCTTCCACATTTCTTTTCTGGCAACATCCCCATTCACATTGGGGAGAGCAAAACCTCATCCAAATCAACAAATGCAAGAACATAAACAAAATTATCATCCATCTCAATTTTCTTACTAGAGCGGCAAAAAACCGTCGGAGGTTTATAGCGCACTCCCAAGATGCCATGTGTAGTAGTAGGAAGAGGACCTTGAGTAGATGATTACCAACATCAGTAGCAGACCATGTCGGAATACCTTGAAGGTGAACGAGTGACATACCAATGTTCTTGAGCAGAGAGTTGAGGTCCGAGTCAACCCCGTGAGCCTTCAGTTGAAATTTGGTTAGTGGGAATAAAACTTTATCAATGTGTAGGACATGTGGGAATTTTGAAATCTCATTTTGTGTATCTGAAAAAGTTATCTCATAGTAGGGTAATTGATCATTTTTCTATTATTTTGGGTTAAACTCATAGTTTTGTTGATTATATGTTTTAACTCGTAGTCACACGAAAGATCTCAAATCTAATGTAAGAATGTATATATTGTTTTTTTAACTTTTATCAGGTTTGAACCATACATTTTTTTCAAAAAAGAAACATATTCTCCTTTTAGTGTCTCCGTTGTTCTATTTGAATTAACCGAGAAAGATAGTTAGTCGTAATTTTACTTTGTAGTTTGTTGTTTATTCTTAATAATTGAAAAAAAAAAAAAAAAACGTACCAAGAAAACTATGGACGGTGAAAAGGGAAGAGGTAGACAGATGGCCGTCCAAGAAGGGGAACATGTGTGAGTATCGTCTCAACTAAAACCATTTACTAATAATATAAACTCTTTTTAATTTATGTATAAAGAAATATAAAAACAATTTTCCTTATCATTTNNNNNNNNNNNNNNNNNNNNNNNNNNNNNNNNNNNNNNNNNNNNNNNNNNNNNNNNNNNNNNNNNNNNNNNNNNNNNNNNNNNNNNNNNNNNNNNNNNNNNNNNNNNNNNNNNNNNNNNNNNNNNNNNNNNNNNNNNNNNNNNNNNNNNNNNNNNNNNNNNNNNNNNNNNNNNNNNNNNNNNNNNNNNNNNNNNNNNNNNNNNNNNNNNNNNNNNNNNNNNNNNNNNNNNNNNNNNNNNNNNNNNNNNNNNNNNNNNNNNNNNNNNNNNNNNNNNNNNNTAATATAATAGAGAGAGAGAGAGAGAGAGCCGAGAGAGCATCTTGTTGTTGTTGTTGGTCCAATCTTGCATCGATCTCCCTTGCTGCTGTCACTACATCAATGCCTGCCCAGAAGCGTTCTTCGCCGGAAAATCTCACCGACGACGACGACGACGACCCCTCACGTCACCACCGCCACCGCCCCAAGCAATCTCGTCCGCCTGATGAACCACTACTACAGCAGCAGCAACAAGAAGAACAAGGAGACGTAGCAGCTGAACAACAGCAGCAAGAAGACGAAGAAGAAGAAGAGGCGGTGGAGGAAGATGGCGAAGCAAACGACGACGAAGAAGAAGAAGAAGATGAAGCTTACGGTTACGTATCATCATCTTTCTCTCTCTCTCATTTCTTCATTGATTCATTGATTTCACTAACTTAGTTGAGCTTTCGTATTCTCAGATTGTGACGGAAGCCCATCCCAAGAAAAGCCCGAGTAACTCTTCTCTCTGTCTCTCTCTCTTACGTCTACATTTTGCAAGTAGTTGTTGCTCGAGTCTCTTCGCTTCTTCAACGTCTTCGGAGGCTACTGAGCTACTTGTTGTTGTAGATTTCGGATTTCGCCGCCATTTTGGATGCGTTGAATGTTTGATCAGAATTTCAACTCCTGATCTTATTACTTGTCCAATTCCGGCTAGCAAGTTCTGATGCTGCTTGGTTTTATTACTCTTGTAGAATCATTGCATTACAATTTTGACTGGTTTCCTGATTTTTTTTTGTTCCTTCTCATGCACTGTTCCGGTGTTATTAGTATTCTTTTAGACTGTGATTTGGTGGTATTGAACAATATTAGGTCCCCCAACTAGTTTATACGAGTTGAACTTTACGGTTTTTATTTTATGGATGAAGATAGTGCCAAGTAATAATTGATCCTCATCCTTCCAACTTCTTGTTTCCCTTGCAGATTTGTACTTGTCCAACTGCCGGATATTCGTAAAGATGTACACTGTCCAATATGTCTTGGTAATTTCTGCTTCATCTTTTCAATTAACCAATAACATGCTTTAAATATGGAGATATATGTGAGTTTTATTTGTTTTTCTTGCTTTCCAGAAATCTTAAATGATGTGGTAGAGGAATAGAAGTCTAATTCTGCCTATTTACTGCTTTCCTGAATTTAATTATTATGACATTGGTTACTGCTATATATTACTATTACATACAAGTATTATTTAAACTGGATATCATAAACCAAATCTGTTCCAGATCAGGAATAATCTGGATCTGATCAGAACAATTGCAAAACTCTTAAGGTACATAGAACTGTATTGTATCCTAAAACCGAAACAAACGTAGATTTTTATGAAAAATATAATGTTGATTTGTTCTGTACATAACCAAAGGGAAGCCTAATATGGATTATGACATTAGTTGAAGTACTGAGAACAGTTGCTTTCTGTGGTTCGCAAACAATATGCTGTTAGCAGAATGGGGCAAGTTCTCTACCGACTTTTCTTATAAATCTTAGCGACGTTATATTATGACACATAGAATAGTTAAAATCCACATGTTGATGCTGAAGGCGCTGGTATGCGGAAGGTAATGTCCAAAAACCATCGGAATCAGCACAAGTGTCATCCTTTAACCCCCAATCTTTCAAAGTTCCAAGCTGTGCGCGCAACTTTATACACCCTTGAGTAGCCCTTCTTGCTTTCTTTTTTATTATTTAAGCCAATGATCAGGGATCAAGAATTACAAAGAAAACTAGAAATGGTTTCTTCTCAAAGTGAACCATTACTGATTAGAGCAAGTACATACACTAGTAAAAGGAGGAGCAGTGGGTGACTTGACAATTCTCTGTTGATAAACAGAATTACAATAATCTGAAGTGTAGAATAAAACTGTCTATCTAGCTACTCTGGGATCTGAAGTATTGATGAATAATGAGTTGTGGATTTGTGCTAGTTTGTAAATCACCAAAATTTAGGAGTGCTTGGGTCTGATGGGCACTCCTCCAAAGTACATTCGTCTTTGTGTTACAGTCGGTAAGGGAGGACTTGTTTATCTTCAGACTGTGGATGAACATTGAGTGAAGGGAGTAAGAGCTGTCATGTGCAATTATCATAAAACATGTAATTTGACTTAAATGTTGCTTTATCCAATGTTTCACCTTCAAGAGTATTTTTCTGGTCATGTGAATGTTTCCAAAGAAACTGCACTGCTCTTTTCGGTCCCCAACTACTATTCTGAAAATGAATTTCAAATCAATGTCAAATTCTTTTGAACTGTTATGTTATCTAAAAGATCACTCCTGAGCTGGAAGCATTTAACTTTTTTTCATTAGATTTGAATCTATTATGTTGAATATGATAACTTTGATGAAGAATAAGTTTGATAGGATTACTGTTTTCTTTATTGTATGTATTTTTTTTTGTTTCTTTTTTTATTTTTAAGTTTTTGGTAGAGATTTCTGTTGATGCGTTGTTCTCTGTTTTAAGATTTTTTTTATCCGTGTTCAATAGTAGTTTGTTTTTCATGACACATGTATTTGTTGAACTTCGAACACTGCCCATATTAGATATACAAAACCATCATCAAGGACAATGTTAAACCAAGAAACAAAATCAGTTGGGAGAAGTAAAATTCAAACAAAATCAGTTGGTTCTTATTGCTTGAATGGTGGAAGACCTGGTCCCGTCGACTCTCGTCCCTACCTTCCCCTCAATTAAAGCTAAAAAAAATTAAGATATAAGTTTATTGTTGGATCAAAGATATTACCTTCTGGTGTGAAGGGCTAAAGTCAGAATACACAAATGTGTGAAAGTTCAAGCAGTAATAAACTGCGAGTTCACAACAATTTACTTTAGGTTAAGTTCTTCACGTTTTTTGTAGTTGATAAAGTAAAGTTTCTTTTTGTTTTTGGTAACTTTGAAGTGTGGCCGCCGAAACAAAATTAGAACCTCCTTACAACTACACCTATAAAAAGAAAAGGGACTCATCTTCCTTGCCAAATGGTAGCATATTCCCTGGGTCCATTGCGTGTATCTAGCAGAAATCTCCCAAGTATTTCCTGCTCTGCGAGCATATAGACAGAGCCACTGATCAGGCTCTGTTCATATTTTCAGATATAGCCCTCCCGGAGTCTATTGCCTGCACAAATGTGGTCTTTAGTTTTTCTTATTAAATCACAAATATATATAATGCTATCTTCTTTAGGACAAATATAGATACTGAACTCTGAACATCACAAATTAGGTGATCTGTTAGTATGTTGAAAGTTTGAGAAGATGATCGGTATTATTTTGATTGGTTCCTTTTCTAAAATAGATATTGTTTAGTTTTACATACAAATTGAATTGTTGTGTTCTTCTTCCAAGATTGTAAATATGTCAGCTCTAGAGACTTCTTCCCTAAAGGTTCACATCAAAGACCACTAGCCATTTGATGTGATACTGCTACTTTGTAGTATGGTCTGGTGATATCTTTGAAAACCAAACCTGATCCTGCTTCTTGTTTTATTCGATGCTTATTTGTATACCTTTCATCTTGATCCATAATAGGATGAATTCTGATAAGCCAGACATCGAACAATTTCTTTTGCATGGACAGGGATTATTAAGAAGACACGGACTGTAATGGAATGCCTACACAGGTTTTGCAGGGAATGCATCGACAAATCAATGAGAATGGGGTATTGACAACTTTTTCTGATTTTCAGTAAGAGTGCCTTTCTTGAGTTTTTGATTGAACAACTAAAGTGGTAACTGGACCATGTGGCTGTTGATGTGGCTTTTAAACATTGGTCTAACATCTAGGGTCCTTTCCGCATTGTGCAATTTACACCAATGTTTACATGCCATATCAACTGCCCCATCATGTGGTTTCTGTATTGCATTATTTTGTTTCTGCTCATCATGATGGTAAATTTTGTCTATTGGATTGTTCATCACTAAACACTGCATCTTTCTCCACTCTGAGTGATGGATTTATCATAACATATCTTGCAAACCAATCAGGATTTTATTTGTCTAGCTTGTTACATAATTTCAGGAACAATGAGTGTCCTGCTTGCCGAACACACTGTGCCAGTCGACGGTCTTTGAGAGATGATCCAAATTATGATGCCTTAATTGCAACATTATATCCAGATATTGAGAAATATGAGGAGGAGGTATAAGTTGATTAGCTTTTGTATACTTCCTAGGACATATTGACATAAGTTCCGAGTTTACAAGTATAATAAAGCCCTGATTTTCATAATGAGAATGGATATATACTTCAGATTAATTTCATACAAATAACTATTAGTATAAGAAATTTTCTATAGAAAGACTAAGAAGATTGACAGATTATAAACTGATTTAACTGAAGTAACCCCCGGAACTTTAATTGGATGATTCGTAGATATATGCTTTTAATAACTTATATTTTAAATAATTTGAATTCAACTCGAAGATTACTTTGAATTGAAGAAGATGGAAACTGTGTAAGAAGGAAAAGATATAGAGAGAGAAAGTTAAAATCATGAAAATGATGGAGAGAGTGCTGAAAGAGAAAAAGCTAAAATTAACAAGAAATTCCTCAAATTGTCACTTTCCTTAGAGAGTAATGTGGCCTGAAAAAATGTTAGTGTTTTTGCAGAGGAGATATTTATTCATTGTGTTTTTGCAGCACGAGATATTTATTCATTGTATGGTTTCAGGAATTGGCTTTCCATGAAGAGGAGAGGACTCGAAATGAGCAGGTTAGGTTCAAGGTTGATGGATTTCTTAGTTAAGATTTGGATGGTGTCTTCTTGCGTGAGAATATCAATTTATACAAAAGATCTGAATGTTGGAACCTGACATGACCCACAACCCAAGGAAGAAAGCAATGGAGCCAGTGCAATAAACATCTATATGTTTTCCCAAATAATTATTGCATACTGACAGGTTTTTTCCTGGTGTTCTGTTGTATTGCTTTGAATACAGATACAAGCATCAATTGCCCAAATATTTCAACGACAATCAGAAGCTCTAATCAAGAGACGCTCACTTGGCAAAGATACCCAAGATGGATTTAATATGAGACCACAGCGCAATAGTCGGAGTGCTTTCCAAAGGAGAAGGAACTCTCGAGCCACTGAACTCCGAGGGTTTGAAGACAATGAAGATGAAAT of the Fragaria vesca subsp. vesca linkage group LG6, FraVesHawaii_1.0, whole genome shotgun sequence genome contains:
- the LOC101304784 gene encoding putative E3 ubiquitin-protein ligase RING1a-like, with the protein product MPAQKRSSPENLTDDDDDDPSRHHRHRPKQSRPPDEPLLQQQQQEEQGDVAAEQQQQEDEEEEEAVEEDGEANDDEEEEEDEAYDCDGSPSQEKPEFVLVQLPDIRKDVHCPICLGIIKKTRTVMECLHRFCRECIDKSMRMGNNECPACRTHCASRRSLRDDPNYDALIATLYPDIEKYEEEELAFHEEERTRNEQIQASIAQIFQRQSEALIKRRSLGKDTQDGFNMRPQRNSRSAFQRRRNSRATELRGFEDNEDEIDKSPPAEERYTEVRPRRLRRRTGFRSSQPSSSVTNSNAGCTENDLEVSRDSRGISPGLVWSSEMLAWGRGGARSHTRHGVASGCSNKSSRSARLSKLVDYLRSLKENNDELDVHLMLISLDKRCTPNLQQPHLCCRPSLSVKHLREYVACQTPLQAEEVELFSVKGHHNSNDDKLTDHPSPLMNDLDSVPLLLDPCQYDLQILQAEETLAGIKANCTSSRDRLILAYRRKEIM